A portion of the Vibrio coralliirubri genome contains these proteins:
- a CDS encoding tRNA-uridine aminocarboxypropyltransferase → MSRYCPQCSKALKACICQWVTPLESNVELIILQHPSEEHRPMGTARILSLSLKNSVTFVGEDFSDNEQLNAMLADEQYQHVILYPSENSALVESATCPNKKLRVILLDGTWKKAFKMWQVSSNLHALNTVHLPKDLKGNYRIRKAPSENSLSTVEAGYHLLSLLESDGDFSPLLTAFDQMIQFQINQMPPGVFEKNYLD, encoded by the coding sequence ATGTCTCGTTATTGCCCCCAATGCAGCAAGGCTTTGAAAGCTTGTATTTGTCAGTGGGTTACACCACTCGAATCGAATGTTGAGCTTATCATTCTTCAGCACCCATCAGAAGAGCATCGTCCGATGGGAACGGCGCGTATTCTCTCGTTGTCTCTAAAGAACAGCGTGACGTTTGTTGGTGAAGACTTTTCAGACAACGAACAACTCAACGCAATGCTGGCCGATGAACAGTACCAACATGTGATTTTATACCCAAGCGAAAATTCTGCTTTAGTTGAGTCTGCGACATGTCCTAATAAGAAGCTGCGTGTAATTTTATTGGATGGTACGTGGAAAAAGGCATTCAAGATGTGGCAAGTATCGAGTAACTTGCATGCGCTGAACACGGTTCATTTACCGAAAGATCTCAAGGGTAACTACCGAATTCGCAAAGCACCCAGTGAAAACAGCCTTTCAACCGTTGAAGCTGGCTATCATTTGCTTAGCTTGTTAGAGAGTGATGGCGACTTTAGCCCATTGCTAACGGCATTTGACCAAATGATTCAGTTTCAAATCAATCAAATGCCGCCGGGTGTGTTTGAGAAAAACTACTTAGATTAA
- a CDS encoding anti-phage deoxyguanosine triphosphatase has product MNSQLEPPFVLEQEWQHRNDDEHKIRRDDHRSPYQRDRARVLHSAAFRRLQAKTQIHGTTVNDFHRTRLTHSLEAAQLGTGIVAQLKKKQPEFRDLLPSDSLIDSLCLAHDIGHPPYGHGGEVALNYMMRDHGGFEGNAQTFRIVTQLEPYTEHHGMNLSRRTLLGLIKYPSLLSEVQAQLQSEPVKHQRQLRAKDWMPAKGIYDHDEELFNWVLEPLSNSDQQLLKQKRKTHTEPLEHNKTKYKSLDCSIMELADDIAYGVHDLEDAIVLGSVTKAQWVESAYPQLKEMADPWICEHLDSITEMLFSGEQYRRKDAIGGIVNALLTSISIKRVDANFENVLLAYNAVLEPSMDGTLDKLKHFVSEFVIQVPQVQVIEYKGQQIIMDMFEAFSADPERLLPLPIKKQWLQHQDESRKMRVIADYISSMTDDLAQKMHQQLFSAHTEF; this is encoded by the coding sequence TTGAATTCTCAACTCGAACCACCCTTTGTACTCGAACAAGAATGGCAGCATCGAAATGACGATGAACATAAAATAAGACGTGATGACCACCGCAGCCCGTATCAGCGTGACCGTGCGCGCGTGCTTCACTCTGCTGCTTTCCGTCGCTTACAAGCGAAAACCCAGATCCATGGCACCACGGTCAACGACTTTCACCGAACGCGCCTTACCCACTCTCTTGAGGCCGCTCAGCTTGGCACCGGTATCGTCGCTCAACTGAAGAAAAAGCAGCCCGAGTTTCGAGACCTATTACCCTCAGACAGTTTGATTGATTCACTGTGTTTGGCTCACGATATCGGTCATCCACCTTATGGACATGGCGGCGAAGTCGCACTCAACTACATGATGCGCGACCACGGCGGCTTTGAAGGCAACGCTCAAACGTTTCGCATTGTCACACAACTAGAACCTTACACTGAACATCATGGGATGAACCTATCTCGACGCACTTTGTTAGGTCTGATTAAGTACCCTTCTCTGCTTAGTGAGGTTCAAGCGCAATTACAGTCTGAACCCGTTAAGCATCAACGACAACTCCGAGCCAAAGATTGGATGCCAGCAAAAGGCATCTACGATCATGATGAAGAATTGTTTAACTGGGTGCTTGAACCGCTTTCAAACAGCGACCAACAGCTTCTAAAACAGAAAAGAAAAACGCATACCGAGCCACTTGAACACAATAAGACCAAATATAAGTCGCTGGATTGTTCGATTATGGAGCTGGCTGATGACATCGCGTATGGCGTGCATGATTTAGAAGATGCGATTGTGCTTGGCTCTGTGACCAAAGCTCAGTGGGTCGAATCGGCTTACCCTCAACTGAAAGAGATGGCCGACCCATGGATTTGTGAACACCTAGATTCAATTACAGAAATGCTGTTCTCTGGTGAACAGTATCGTCGAAAGGATGCGATTGGTGGGATAGTCAACGCCCTGTTGACCAGCATCTCGATTAAGCGAGTAGATGCTAACTTTGAGAATGTGCTTTTGGCTTACAATGCCGTGCTTGAACCGAGCATGGACGGCACGCTCGATAAGCTGAAACACTTTGTCAGCGAGTTCGTGATTCAAGTGCCACAGGTTCAGGTCATCGAATACAAAGGCCAACAGATCATTATGGATATGTTTGAAGCATTCAGCGCAGATCCTGAACGCTTGCTGCCACTGCCCATCAAGAAGCAATGGTTACAACATCAAGATGAGTCTCGAAAAATGCGCGTGATTGCGGATTACATCTCATCGATGACCGATGATCTTGCGCAGAAAATGCATCAGCAGCTGTTCTCGGCTCATACCGAGTTTTAA
- the rrtA gene encoding rhombosortase, whose translation MYPVLIFTSLLCVLFQFEPIQAWAIWDSNAIAEGQWWRILTGNFSHTNYSHLLMNLAGLWIISYLFQPSKKQLVVALLVISLVTGVALLFSSIQIYVGLSGTLHGLFGLFALREALNGRKSSWLLVFGLVAKIAWEQLIGPSSTTGELINARVAIEAHLAGALAGGFMAVVSFLMNKRTDQS comes from the coding sequence GTGTACCCTGTTTTAATTTTTACTTCACTTTTATGCGTCTTATTCCAATTTGAGCCAATACAAGCTTGGGCCATTTGGGATAGCAATGCGATTGCCGAGGGGCAATGGTGGCGAATCCTAACAGGAAACTTTTCACATACCAACTACTCGCATCTTCTGATGAATCTAGCAGGCTTGTGGATCATCAGCTACCTGTTTCAACCGAGTAAAAAACAGCTTGTTGTTGCTTTGCTTGTGATTAGTTTAGTGACTGGCGTCGCTCTGTTGTTTTCAAGTATTCAGATCTATGTTGGCCTATCGGGCACTTTGCATGGGTTGTTTGGCTTATTCGCGCTCAGAGAGGCTTTAAACGGCAGGAAGTCTAGTTGGCTGTTAGTGTTCGGATTAGTCGCTAAAATCGCTTGGGAGCAGCTTATTGGTCCTTCTAGTACGACTGGCGAACTGATTAACGCTCGTGTTGCAATTGAAGCCCACCTAGCAGGAGCACTGGCTGGAGGCTTCATGGCTGTCGTTTCATTTCTAATGAATAAAAGAACGGATCAAAGCTGA
- the ppiD gene encoding peptidylprolyl isomerase: protein MMDRLREGVNSIAVKIILGLIILSFVFAGVGSYITGGGNNAAAKVGNTEIARGEFEQAYQNERNRMQSQLGDYFAQMLADPAYVESFRKSVLDRMINDVLLEQQAESLGLRISDSQIRTMILEMPQFQTAGQFDQEVYQAALRRAGFSAESFAEYMRRDLMRNQLVTALQGSEFVLQGEIDTQSKLIAQTRDIRTVTLSVADLAKGIELTDEQIEQYYQENPVAYTRPEQAKVSYIELSAEALKSQLEVSDEEAQKYYQEHLDKYSTEEQRKVSHILVQGDDEAKAQSILDELNAGADFATLAEEKSDDFGSADVGGDLGWIERDVMDPAFEDAAFALENIGDTTGLVKSDFGYHIIKLDELKASQAQPYTEVAAEIKTELLDQHAVDQFYEQQTELEKVAFEFPDSLDDSAEAINAKITTTDFISQVDAPEVLMTPAVMQAILSPEVKEDGLNSEVIEVAPEHVIVVRVEETRDETVLPLAEVKDQVVAALSAVQAEQQAVELGVSLVNELEQGNEAVLADNNLEFTELETIDRNSPLAASVFALAKPEAGQAVFGQSKDQDGNIVVVELSKVTAEINPAYSTQIGAQLERVGNQQDLTNVLNVLRKNADVEYYVVGQGQ, encoded by the coding sequence ATGATGGATCGATTACGCGAAGGCGTGAATAGCATCGCGGTAAAAATTATCCTTGGGTTGATTATCCTGTCATTCGTATTCGCAGGTGTAGGCAGCTACATCACCGGTGGCGGTAACAACGCAGCAGCTAAAGTTGGCAACACAGAAATTGCTCGTGGTGAGTTCGAGCAGGCTTACCAAAACGAACGTAACCGTATGCAGTCTCAACTTGGCGATTACTTCGCGCAAATGCTTGCAGACCCTGCTTACGTAGAGTCTTTCCGTAAATCAGTACTGGATCGCATGATCAATGATGTACTGCTTGAGCAACAAGCTGAGTCTCTAGGCCTACGAATCAGTGATTCTCAAATCCGTACCATGATTCTAGAAATGCCTCAGTTCCAAACGGCTGGTCAATTCGACCAAGAAGTTTACCAAGCAGCACTGCGTCGTGCAGGTTTCAGCGCAGAGAGCTTCGCTGAATACATGCGTCGTGACCTAATGCGCAACCAGCTTGTGACTGCACTTCAAGGCAGTGAATTCGTTCTTCAGGGCGAAATCGATACTCAGAGCAAGCTTATCGCACAAACTCGTGATATTCGCACAGTGACACTGTCTGTTGCTGACCTTGCAAAAGGCATCGAGTTAACTGACGAACAAATCGAACAGTACTACCAAGAGAACCCAGTAGCTTACACTCGTCCAGAGCAAGCTAAGGTATCTTACATTGAGCTTTCTGCTGAAGCGCTTAAGTCTCAGCTTGAAGTAAGCGATGAAGAAGCACAGAAATACTACCAAGAGCACCTAGACAAGTACTCAACTGAAGAGCAACGTAAAGTTAGCCACATCCTAGTTCAAGGCGACGACGAAGCGAAAGCTCAGTCAATCCTAGACGAGCTAAATGCAGGCGCTGATTTTGCTACGCTAGCGGAAGAGAAATCTGACGACTTCGGTAGTGCAGACGTTGGCGGTGACCTAGGTTGGATTGAACGCGATGTTATGGACCCAGCATTCGAAGACGCGGCTTTCGCTCTTGAGAATATTGGTGATACGACTGGCCTAGTTAAATCTGATTTCGGCTACCACATCATCAAGCTAGACGAACTAAAAGCGTCTCAAGCTCAGCCTTACACTGAAGTAGCGGCAGAGATTAAGACAGAGCTTCTAGACCAACACGCAGTTGATCAATTCTACGAGCAACAAACTGAGCTAGAAAAAGTAGCGTTTGAATTCCCAGATTCTCTAGATGACTCTGCAGAAGCCATCAACGCTAAGATCACAACGACAGATTTTATCTCTCAAGTTGACGCTCCAGAAGTTCTAATGACGCCTGCAGTTATGCAAGCTATCTTGAGCCCTGAAGTGAAAGAAGACGGTCTAAACTCAGAAGTTATCGAAGTTGCGCCTGAGCACGTAATTGTTGTTCGTGTAGAAGAGACTCGTGATGAGACAGTTCTTCCTCTAGCTGAAGTGAAAGATCAAGTTGTCGCTGCATTGTCTGCTGTACAAGCAGAGCAACAAGCGGTTGAGCTAGGTGTTTCTCTAGTGAACGAACTTGAGCAAGGCAATGAAGCAGTACTAGCGGACAACAACCTTGAGTTCACTGAACTTGAGACGATTGACCGTAACTCGCCATTAGCGGCATCTGTATTCGCTCTAGCGAAACCAGAAGCAGGCCAAGCTGTGTTTGGTCAATCTAAAGACCAAGACGGTAACATTGTTGTTGTTGAGCTTTCTAAAGTGACTGCTGAAATCAACCCAGCTTACAGCACTCAAATTGGTGCACAGTTGGAGCGAGTTGGTAATCAACAAGATCTGACTAACGTACTAAACGTACTTCGTAAAAACGCAGACGTTGAATACTACGTAGTGGGTCAAGGTCAGTAA
- a CDS encoding ComEA family DNA-binding protein, whose translation MRTTYSTLFLSFLMLLSPAVFADSPTKAELYDGIEITVNINTATAEELSALLVGVGDKKAKEIVDYRDQNGAFTTADDLVSVKGIGEATVEKNRERIQL comes from the coding sequence ATGCGCACGACATATTCAACACTATTTCTTTCATTTCTGATGCTCTTAAGCCCTGCTGTGTTTGCAGACAGCCCAACCAAGGCTGAGCTTTACGATGGCATTGAGATTACGGTCAACATCAATACCGCGACAGCAGAAGAACTTTCAGCACTATTGGTTGGCGTGGGTGACAAGAAAGCCAAAGAGATCGTCGATTACAGAGATCAGAATGGGGCATTTACGACTGCTGATGATTTGGTGAGTGTCAAAGGGATAGGTGAAGCGACGGTTGAAAAGAATCGCGAAAGAATTCAGCTTTGA